In a genomic window of Balaenoptera ricei isolate mBalRic1 chromosome 3, mBalRic1.hap2, whole genome shotgun sequence:
- the F2R gene encoding proteinase-activated receptor 1, which translates to MGPRWLLLAAAGLSLCGPLLSARARGPKPESEATNDTLGPRTFFLRNPNDIFEPIPLKEDEDQNESEFTEDRLSSGNRSSPPQKLPPVFISKDASGYLTSTWLTVFIPSVYTGVFLVSLPLNIMAIIVFILKMKIKKPAVVYMLHLAMADVLFVSVLPFKISYYFSGSDWRFGSAMCRFITAAFYCNMYASIMLMTVISIDRFLAVVYPMQSLSWRTLGRASFTCLAIWAMAIAGVVPLLLKEQTTQVPGLNITTCHDVLNQTLLEGYYSYYFSAFSAVFFFVPLIISTVCYVSIIRSLSSSAVANQSKKSRALFLSAAVFCIFVLCFGPTNVLLILHYAFLSHNSMTEAAYFAYLLCVCVSSISCCIDPLIYYYASSECQRYLYSILCCKESSDPSSYNSSGQLMASKMDTCSSNLNSSVYKKLLT; encoded by the exons ATGGGGCCGCGGTGGCTGCTGCTCGCCGCCGCGGGGCTCAGTCTATGCGGCCCCTTGCTGTCGGCCCGCGCCCGAGGCCCCAAGCCGG agtcAGAAGCAACAAATGATACTCTGGGTCCCCGGACATTTTTTCTCAGGAATCCCAATGATATATTTGAACCAATCCCACTGAAGGAGGATGAGGACCAAAATGAAAGTGAATTCACAGAAGACAGATTAAGCTCCGGCAATAGAAGCAGTCCTCCTCAAAAATTACCCCCCGTGTTCATCTCAAAAGATGCCTCAGGATATCTGACCAGCACCTGGTTGACTGTCTTTATCCCCTCCGTCTACACCGGCGTGTTCCTCGTAAGCCTTCCTCTAAACATCATGGCCATCATCGTGTTTATCTTGAAGATGAAGATCAAGAAGCCCGCCGTGGTGTACATGCTGCACCTGGCCATGGCAGACGTGCTCTTTGTGTCTGTGCTCCCGTTTAAGATCAGCTACTACTTTTCCGGAAGTGACTGGAGATTTGGGTCTGCCATGTGCCGCTTCATCACCGCGGCGTTCTACTGTAACATGTATGCCTCTATCATGCTCATGACGGTCATCAGCATTGACCGGTTCCTGGCTGTGGTATACCCCATGCAGTCGCTCTCCTGGCGTACTCTGGGGAGGGCTTCCTTTACCTGTCTGGCCATCTGGGCCATGGCCATCGCGGGGGTGGTACCTCTGCTCCTCAAGGAGCAGACCACGCAGGTCCCGGGGCTCAACATAACCACCTGTCACGATGTGCTCAACCAAACGCTGCTCGAAGGCTACTACTCATATTACTTCTCGGCCTTCTCTGCCGTCTTCTTTTTTGTGCCGTTGATCATTTCCACAGTCTGTTACGTGTCTATCATCCGATCTCTTAGCTCTTCCGCGGTTGCCAACCAGAGCAAGAAGTCCCGGGCTTTGTTCTTGTCAGCTGCTGTTTTCTGCATCTTCGTCCTTTGCTTTGGACCCACAAACGTCCTGCTGATTCTACATTACGCATTCCTTTCCCATAATTCCATGACAGAGGCTGCCTACTTTGCCTacctcctgtgtgtctgtgtcagcAGCATAAGCTGTTGCATTGACCCCTTGATTTACTACTATGCTTCCTCTGAGTGCCAGAGGTACCTCTACAGTATCTTATGCTGCAAAGAAAGTTCAGATCCCAGCAGCTATAACAGCAGCGGTCAGTTGATGGCAAGTAAAATGGACACCTGCTCTAGTAACCTGAATAGCAGCGTATACAAAAAGCTGTTAACTTAG